In the Octadecabacter sp. SW4 genome, one interval contains:
- a CDS encoding lytic transglycosylase domain-containing protein, with amino-acid sequence MIKYIALIGVLVLSACARTDPPAPPPAALALYPGETPEIRALIVKYAQVHDIPEALIHRVIQRESDYRPRARNGPYWGMMQILPETAAQMGHRGPPSTLLDAETTLIYAGRYLRGAWLVSDGDINEAVMWYARGYYYEARDRCMLVETGLRTREVRRDCPSRT; translated from the coding sequence ATGATCAAATATATCGCCCTTATCGGCGTGCTGGTGCTATCGGCCTGCGCCCGCACGGACCCGCCTGCCCCGCCGCCTGCGGCCCTTGCGCTTTATCCCGGTGAAACGCCGGAAATCCGCGCGTTGATCGTGAAATACGCCCAGGTGCATGACATCCCCGAGGCGCTGATCCACCGCGTGATCCAGCGCGAAAGCGATTACCGTCCGCGCGCGCGTAACGGCCCCTATTGGGGGATGATGCAGATTCTTCCCGAAACCGCGGCACAGATGGGCCATCGCGGCCCGCCCTCGACGCTGCTGGATGCGGAAACCACGCTGATCTACGCGGGGCGGTATCTGCGCGGCGCCTGGCTGGTATCGGATGGTGATATCAACGAGGCGGTCATGTGGTATGCGCGCGGCTATTACTACGAGGCGCGCGACCGGTGCATGTTGGTGGAAACCGGATTGCGCACCCGCGAAGTGCGCCGCGACTGCCCGTCCCGCACTTAA
- a CDS encoding TfoX/Sxy family DNA transformation protein, with protein MASITTIRNLGPAMAAEFARAGITTAAEVAALGADAAYGRLLASGTRPHFIGYYVLVMGLQGRAWNDCKGAEKQALRVRFDAIKAAHFDAGRSELQNFMDRIGLVEVNKS; from the coding sequence ATGGCAAGTATCACAACCATTCGCAACCTTGGCCCCGCGATGGCGGCCGAATTTGCCCGGGCCGGGATAACCACCGCCGCAGAAGTCGCCGCCCTGGGGGCTGACGCGGCTTACGGACGCCTTTTGGCCAGCGGCACCCGCCCGCATTTCATCGGATACTACGTGTTGGTCATGGGGTTGCAGGGCCGCGCCTGGAACGATTGCAAGGGCGCCGAGAAACAAGCGCTTCGCGTCCGTTTCGACGCGATCAAGGCCGCCCATTTTGACGCGGGGCGATCAGAGCTGCAAAACTTCATGGACCGGATCGGGCTGGTCGAGGTCAATAAATCCTGA